The following coding sequences lie in one Bacteroidota bacterium genomic window:
- a CDS encoding T9SS type A sorting domain-containing protein: MKRILFVFLFLLGATEATAQQGTCEMSMAGKYLDAGNVRAYIPNDGRLFRGHAGEYYEPGINFEAPKGIGANSIYAASLWVGGNIDDEFRAAGTRYGWAEFWAGPLDEAGNPPADCKPFDHIWEIRTADIDSFYTDGHISQNLQNWPWQLGAPVVDGDGDPTNYNLAGGDLPELLGDQRLWWIMNDRGNQHESTVSEPIGIEVHASAFAFNNPGPLGNFTFYEYEIINKNSKPLTDAYVSMFADVDLGDFSDDYVGSDSLLQYGYAYNSDNLDDGCGVGIIPPAVGFTFLPTIAGDADGIDNNFDGIVDEEGEMVGISSVLYNVEPYMIDRYKNVMEGRLEYGDTMYKGGRGYESWGFPSNLPLTPTRFAYSGDPVTGTFWSEFNVDDLGTPNDPYDRNLVTTMGQFDIASGEKKTIRLAIVWSQGTDHLHSVRLLKKDVTGVRNTGDALFTANLPERPQKRNAPINGFVLGFDQNFPNPFTESTTIRYSLPQDMQVRLTVFDMLGREVQTLVEQRQAAGTYNINFEAGNLPAGMYLARIELDYLQFTKRMTLMR, translated from the coding sequence ATGAAACGAATCCTCTTTGTATTCCTCTTTTTACTGGGCGCCACCGAGGCCACTGCACAACAAGGCACTTGTGAAATGTCTATGGCAGGCAAATATCTCGATGCAGGAAATGTACGCGCCTACATCCCCAACGACGGACGGCTGTTTCGCGGACATGCAGGTGAATACTACGAGCCGGGAATCAATTTTGAAGCCCCTAAAGGAATTGGCGCCAATTCTATTTATGCAGCTTCGCTTTGGGTTGGTGGCAATATCGATGACGAGTTTCGCGCAGCCGGAACCCGCTACGGATGGGCAGAATTCTGGGCTGGGCCGCTGGACGAAGCAGGAAACCCGCCGGCTGACTGTAAACCTTTTGACCACATATGGGAGATTCGTACAGCGGATATTGATTCCTTTTACACAGACGGCCATATCTCACAAAACCTGCAAAACTGGCCGTGGCAGCTGGGGGCACCTGTTGTGGATGGCGACGGCGACCCAACCAATTATAATCTAGCCGGCGGCGACCTGCCCGAACTGCTTGGCGATCAACGCCTCTGGTGGATTATGAACGACCGGGGCAACCAACATGAATCAACGGTGAGTGAACCTATTGGTATAGAAGTGCATGCCTCAGCTTTTGCGTTCAACAACCCCGGGCCACTTGGTAACTTTACGTTTTACGAGTACGAGATTATCAATAAAAACAGCAAGCCCCTCACAGATGCTTATGTAAGCATGTTTGCAGACGTAGACCTCGGTGACTTCTCAGATGATTACGTTGGCTCTGATTCGCTACTCCAGTATGGCTATGCCTACAATTCAGACAACCTCGATGATGGTTGTGGCGTCGGTATCATTCCGCCGGCTGTCGGCTTTACATTCCTGCCCACCATTGCCGGCGATGCAGATGGCATTGACAACAACTTTGACGGCATCGTAGACGAAGAAGGCGAAATGGTCGGCATTTCAAGCGTGTTATATAACGTAGAGCCCTATATGATTGATCGATATAAAAACGTGATGGAAGGCAGGTTAGAATACGGGGATACAATGTATAAAGGCGGCCGCGGGTATGAGAGCTGGGGCTTTCCCTCCAATTTGCCGCTAACGCCGACGCGTTTTGCTTATTCCGGCGATCCTGTAACGGGTACGTTCTGGAGTGAATTCAACGTGGATGATTTGGGTACCCCAAACGACCCTTATGACCGCAACCTGGTAACCACCATGGGGCAGTTTGATATTGCGTCTGGTGAAAAGAAAACCATCCGGTTGGCGATTGTCTGGTCGCAGGGCACCGATCATTTACATTCAGTCAGGTTGCTCAAGAAAGATGTAACAGGCGTACGCAACACCGGCGATGCGCTTTTCACAGCCAACCTGCCGGAGCGCCCGCAAAAACGGAATGCACCAATAAATGGCTTTGTCCTTGGTTTCGACCAGAACTTCCCCAATCCGTTTACTGAAAGCACAACCATCCGTTACAGCCTGCCCCAGGACATGCAGGTAAGGCTAACAGTGTTCGACATGCTGGGCAGGGAAGTACAGACGCTGGTCGAACAGCGTCAGGCTGCCGGCACGTATAACATAAACTTCGAAGCCGGTAATCTACCGGCCGGCATGTACCTCGCCCGCATCGAACTCGACTACCTGCAATTCACCAAGCGCATGACCTTGATGCGATGA
- a CDS encoding T9SS type A sorting domain-containing protein, with protein MKGWWPFILLFFALDAHAQVGNCETSLAEAYLNAGNVRARILTTGSLFWRGSPHVYEVPKGGGSNAIFSAAIWVGGLINDSLHVAASRYGPWEFWPGPLDEAGNPPDDCSLYDNIWEIRTEDIQAFLDGGGISTNLENWPWQLGAPVLDGDGNPDNYNLDGGDLPALLGDQRLWWIMNDRGNAHRSTDSEPLGIEVHASAFAFDHPSTLGNLTFYEYQVINKNTAPVKDTYFTLFADVEIGNWADDYIGSDSLLHLGFAYNADNNDQYNNGYGIAPPAIGFTFLETISADEDGLDNNRNGSIDEPDEKLGTTSVMAWHKGAGVAGNPRNASEYYNNMQALWNDGRPLIEGRRGRDGVPPYKKTRFFLPGDPLSGTFWSEINWDNEGNSHEPYDRKLISTTGPFVMRPGDTTTVRFAIIWSRGEDHLDSIRVLRKDTRAVRSTAEELYSALTRDDFTIEQPPPANHVLGFDQNFPNPFSQSTTFRYSLPQPMQVRLAVYDMLGREVALLVDAQQEAGIYTTEFDAGNLPAGVYLARIELDFLQFTKRMVLLR; from the coding sequence ATGAAAGGGTGGTGGCCGTTCATACTGCTGTTTTTTGCGCTTGATGCGCATGCACAGGTAGGTAACTGCGAAACTTCTCTCGCAGAGGCTTATCTCAATGCCGGTAACGTACGGGCAAGGATATTAACTACTGGAAGTCTCTTCTGGCGAGGCTCACCGCATGTGTATGAAGTACCCAAAGGCGGTGGTTCCAACGCCATTTTTTCAGCCGCAATCTGGGTCGGTGGTTTGATAAACGACTCACTACATGTAGCAGCTTCAAGGTACGGCCCCTGGGAGTTCTGGCCAGGACCATTGGACGAGGCAGGGAATCCACCAGACGACTGTTCACTGTATGATAATATCTGGGAAATCAGGACAGAAGATATACAGGCATTTCTCGATGGTGGTGGTATTTCAACCAACTTGGAAAACTGGCCATGGCAACTCGGCGCGCCTGTTTTAGATGGGGATGGTAATCCCGACAACTACAACCTTGATGGAGGCGACTTGCCAGCACTTCTTGGCGACCAACGGCTCTGGTGGATCATGAACGACAGGGGTAACGCCCACCGGTCTACCGATAGCGAGCCGCTGGGTATTGAGGTACATGCTTCAGCATTTGCCTTCGATCATCCCTCTACGCTCGGCAACTTGACGTTTTACGAGTATCAGGTCATCAACAAAAATACTGCCCCTGTCAAGGATACATACTTTACGTTATTCGCAGATGTCGAGATAGGAAACTGGGCCGACGATTATATTGGCTCGGACTCATTACTTCATTTGGGGTTTGCCTACAACGCTGACAACAACGATCAGTACAATAATGGTTACGGTATTGCACCTCCAGCTATTGGCTTTACCTTTCTAGAAACTATTTCAGCAGACGAAGATGGGCTAGACAATAACCGGAATGGATCTATAGATGAACCGGATGAGAAACTGGGTACTACTTCCGTCATGGCATGGCATAAAGGTGCAGGCGTGGCTGGTAATCCGAGAAACGCTTCAGAATACTACAATAACATGCAAGCGCTATGGAATGATGGACGCCCACTCATTGAGGGCCGCCGAGGACGCGATGGCGTCCCACCATATAAAAAAACACGTTTTTTTCTTCCTGGCGACCCGCTTAGCGGTACCTTCTGGTCCGAAATCAATTGGGATAACGAAGGAAATTCACACGAGCCCTACGACCGCAAACTAATTTCTACAACAGGCCCTTTTGTAATGCGGCCGGGAGACACCACAACAGTGCGTTTCGCAATCATTTGGTCGCGAGGAGAAGACCATCTTGATTCAATCAGGGTGCTCAGAAAAGATACCCGCGCCGTTCGAAGCACTGCCGAGGAACTCTATTCGGCACTAACCCGGGATGACTTTACGATAGAACAGCCGCCCCCGGCTAACCACGTCCTCGGCTTCGACCAGAACTTCCCCAACCCATTCTCCCAATCAACCACCTTCCGCTACAGCCTGCCACAACCGATGCAGGTGCGCTTAGCGGTTTATGATATGCTAGGGCGAGAGGTGGCGCTACTCGTAGATGCACAACAGGAAGCCGGCATCTATACGACTGAATTTGACGCGGGTAACCTCCCTGCCGGCGTCTATCTCGCCCGTATAGAGCTAGACTTCCTCCAGTTCACCAAGCGGATGGTACTATTACGATGA
- a CDS encoding T9SS type A sorting domain-containing protein, with the protein MKWCLPFILLFFALDAHAQVGNCEGSLGEAFLDAGNVRARIPNNGGLFWRGSPHVYEVPKGGNANAIFAGTFWIAGLINNTVHAAASSYGPWEFWAGPLDDSGNPPVDCKIYDKVWEIRSEDLDAFVNGKGVSNDLKNWPWHLGAPVIDGDGNPDNYNLEGGDLPELLGDQRLWWVMNDRGNTHNASDTDPLGIEVHASAFAFTNAGALGNMTFYEHKIINKNTENIKDTFVGLYMDMDLGNFDDDFVGSDSLLHLGFAYNEDNDDEGHEGYSIAPPAVGFTFLETISAANDGLDNNRDGVTDEIGEKLGTYAVMYYYGGGGVTGDPYAGAHYYNLMQAKWRDGRPVVEGLYGYDGLAPFKTTRFFYPGDPVTGAYWSEFNVDNQGTPNRGSDRKLITSTGPFTLASADTATIRFAIIWSRGKDHLDSVTVLKKDTKAVRSLAEILYSPAIRDDFLIPTSEENYVLGFDQNFPNPFSQSTTLRYSLPQPMQVRLAVYDILGREVALLVDAQQDAGIHTAEFDAGSLPAGMYLARIELDFLQFTKRMVIIR; encoded by the coding sequence ATGAAGTGGTGTTTGCCGTTCATACTGCTGTTTTTTGCGCTTGATGCGCACGCGCAGGTAGGTAACTGTGAAGGCTCGCTAGGGGAAGCGTTTCTCGATGCCGGCAACGTGCGTGCGCGCATCCCTAACAACGGCGGGTTGTTCTGGCGCGGATCACCGCATGTGTACGAAGTCCCAAAAGGTGGAAATGCTAACGCAATTTTTGCAGGTACCTTTTGGATCGCAGGCCTAATTAACAATACAGTGCATGCTGCTGCAAGCAGTTATGGCCCATGGGAATTCTGGGCTGGCCCCCTTGATGATTCTGGCAACCCACCCGTTGATTGCAAAATCTACGATAAAGTTTGGGAAATCAGGTCAGAAGATCTTGATGCTTTTGTCAACGGAAAGGGCGTTTCCAACGATCTAAAAAATTGGCCGTGGCATCTCGGCGCCCCAGTTATCGATGGAGATGGTAACCCGGATAATTATAATCTCGAAGGGGGCGATCTCCCTGAACTCCTTGGAGATCAACGGCTCTGGTGGGTCATGAACGACAGAGGAAACACGCATAACGCCTCAGACACTGATCCGCTCGGTATAGAAGTACATGCTTCTGCTTTTGCATTTACCAATGCTGGAGCACTTGGCAACATGACATTTTATGAGCATAAAATCATCAACAAAAACACCGAGAATATTAAAGACACTTTCGTAGGCCTATACATGGACATGGACCTCGGCAACTTTGATGACGATTTTGTTGGATCAGATTCTTTATTGCACCTTGGGTTTGCTTACAATGAAGACAACGACGATGAAGGACATGAGGGTTATAGCATAGCACCACCTGCTGTCGGCTTCACTTTTCTTGAAACCATCTCGGCAGCAAACGATGGGCTCGATAACAATCGCGACGGAGTAACCGATGAAATAGGAGAGAAACTAGGTACTTATGCCGTTATGTACTACTACGGAGGTGGTGGTGTAACAGGGGATCCCTATGCCGGCGCGCACTACTACAATCTCATGCAGGCTAAATGGAGAGACGGGCGACCTGTTGTAGAAGGATTGTACGGATACGATGGCCTGGCGCCTTTCAAAACTACCCGCTTCTTTTATCCGGGCGACCCTGTTACTGGCGCATATTGGTCTGAGTTTAATGTCGACAACCAAGGTACACCCAATAGAGGTTCAGATCGAAAACTTATTACTTCAACCGGCCCCTTCACACTGGCTAGTGCTGATACAGCAACTATTCGCTTTGCAATAATTTGGTCGCGTGGGAAAGATCATCTTGATTCAGTAACCGTATTAAAAAAAGACACAAAAGCAGTCCGCAGTTTAGCTGAGATATTATATAGTCCTGCTATAAGAGATGACTTCTTAATACCCACGTCAGAAGAAAATTATGTCCTCGGCTTCGACCAGAACTTCCCTAATCCCTTCTCCCAATCAACCACCCTCCGCTACAGCCTGCCACAACCGATGCAGGTGCGCTTAGCGGTTTATGACATACTCGGCCGCGAAGTCGCGCTGCTGGTGGATGCGCAGCAGGATGCCGGCATCCACACCGCCGAATTTGATGCAGGCAGTTTGCCCGCCGGCATGTACCTCGCCCGCATCGAACTCGACTTCCTCCAGTTCACCAAGCGCATGGTGATCATCAGGTGA
- a CDS encoding T9SS type A sorting domain-containing protein: protein MQKSYWPFLLFLLLPHLAVAQTGTCEPALAEAYLDAGNVRARILNNGGLFWRGSPHVYEIDGANAIFASGIWISGLIDNTIHAAASLYGPWEFWSGPLDTAGNPPTDCKLYDQIWEIRREDIQSFINEARVSSNLNNWPWQLGAPVIDGDGNPNNYNIEGGDLPELLGDQRLWWIMNDRGNTHDRTGSPPLGIEVHASAFAYTNPATLGNITFYEYKIINKNTSPITETHVGLFSDIYLGYFIDDFVGSDSLLHLAYAYNADNVDERYGDAPPAIGFTFLETILAENDGLDNNRDGIVDEIGEKLGTHAVMYLAGGGGVNGDPITSEHFHNYMQAIWKDGRHLIEGLAGRRGISPFKRTRFYWSGDPVTGAFWSEKNLDNQGNPNNSFDRALVTSTGPFTLASADTATIRFAIIWSRGEDNLDSITVLRKDTQAVRSASESLYSPPTREDFITIPQPSNYLLGFDQNFPNPFSLSTTLRYSLPQPMQVRLAVYDLLGREVALLVDAQQEAGIHTAEFDAGSLPAGMYLARIELDFLQFTKRMVITR from the coding sequence ATGCAAAAAAGCTACTGGCCTTTTCTACTCTTTTTACTCCTGCCACACCTGGCAGTAGCACAAACTGGCACCTGCGAGCCGGCACTTGCTGAAGCCTATCTCGATGCCGGCAACGTACGCGCGCGCATCCTCAACAACGGTGGACTCTTCTGGCGTGGCTCACCGCATGTATATGAGATTGACGGTGCCAACGCCATCTTTGCTTCTGGTATATGGATCAGTGGCCTCATCGACAATACAATCCACGCCGCTGCCAGCCTATACGGACCATGGGAATTCTGGTCTGGCCCACTCGATACAGCTGGCAACCCACCAACAGATTGCAAACTTTACGACCAGATATGGGAAATTAGAAGGGAAGACATCCAATCATTTATAAACGAAGCGCGCGTTTCCAGTAACCTGAACAATTGGCCATGGCAATTGGGCGCACCGGTAATCGACGGAGATGGCAATCCGAACAACTACAATATCGAAGGAGGTGACCTCCCAGAACTCCTTGGCGACCAGCGCCTCTGGTGGATCATGAATGACCGCGGTAATACACACGACCGAACAGGGAGTCCCCCGCTTGGAATCGAGGTCCATGCTTCTGCGTTTGCTTACACAAACCCAGCCACGTTGGGTAACATTACCTTTTACGAATACAAAATTATCAATAAAAACACTTCTCCGATCACCGAAACACACGTTGGACTATTCTCCGATATATACCTGGGCTATTTCATTGATGATTTTGTGGGATCTGATTCGTTGCTCCATCTTGCGTATGCATATAATGCCGACAACGTCGACGAAAGATACGGCGACGCACCGCCGGCTATCGGGTTTACCTTCCTGGAAACGATTCTGGCTGAAAACGATGGTCTCGACAACAACCGCGATGGTATAGTCGATGAGATTGGCGAGAAACTGGGTACGCATGCTGTAATGTACCTCGCAGGAGGCGGCGGCGTCAATGGAGACCCGATTACAAGCGAGCACTTTCATAATTACATGCAGGCAATATGGAAAGATGGCCGACACTTAATTGAAGGCCTTGCTGGACGTAGGGGTATCTCACCTTTCAAAAGAACTCGTTTCTATTGGTCCGGCGACCCAGTGACTGGGGCCTTTTGGTCTGAAAAGAATCTCGACAATCAAGGCAACCCCAATAATAGCTTTGATAGAGCACTTGTCACCTCAACGGGCCCCTTTACCCTGGCTAGCGCTGATACAGCAACCATCCGGTTTGCCATAATCTGGTCGCGCGGGGAAGACAACCTGGATTCCATTACAGTCTTAAGAAAAGACACGCAAGCAGTACGCAGTGCGAGCGAGAGCTTGTACAGTCCACCAACGCGAGAAGATTTCATCACCATTCCCCAGCCGAGTAACTACCTTCTCGGCTTTGACCAGAACTTCCCCAACCCCTTCTCCCTGTCCACAACACTCCGCTACAGCCTGCCTCAACCGATGCAGGTACGGCTAGCTGTGTACGACCTGCTCGGCCGCGAAGTCGCGCTGCTGGTGGATGCGCAGCAGGAAGCCGGCATCCACACCGCCGAATTTGATGCAGGCAGTTTGCCCGCCGGCATGTACCTCGCCCGCATCGAACTCGACTTCCTCCAGTTCACCAAGCGCATGGTGATCACCAGGTGA